A genome region from Hevea brasiliensis isolate MT/VB/25A 57/8 chromosome 9, ASM3005281v1, whole genome shotgun sequence includes the following:
- the LOC110670714 gene encoding selenium-binding protein 2: protein MDADVVSLNNRHGFCNKGPGYATPLEAMAGPRESLIYVTCVYTGTGREKPDYLATVDVDPNSPTYSKVISRLPVPYVGDELHHSGWNACSSCHGEPSANRRFLILPSLISGRIYVVDTQKDPKAPSLHKVVEPADIVQKTGLAYPHTAHCLASGDIMVSCLGDKDGNAEGSGFLLLDSEFNVKGRWEKPGHSPPFGYDFWYQPRHNTMISSSWGAPAAFTKGFNLQHVSDGLYGRHLYVYSWPNGELKQTLDLGNTGLIPLEIRFLHDPSKDTGFVGCALTGNMVRFFKTPGGSWSHELAISVKPLKVKNWILPEMPGLITDFLISLDDRFLYFVNWLHGDVRQYNIEDIKNPVLTGQVWVGGVIQKGSPIAVEKEDGETWQPDVPEIQGNRLRGGPQMIQLSLDGKRLYVTNSLFSAWDRQFYPELVEKGSHMLQIDVDTVRGGLKVNPNFFVDFAGEPDGPSLAHEMRYPGGDCTSDIWI, encoded by the exons ATGGATGCAGATGTTGTTAGCTTGAATAATCGTCATGGATTCTGCAACAAGGGACCTGGTTATGCCACTCCACTTGAGGCTATGGCTGGTCCTAGGGAGTCTCTTATCTATGTTACTTGTGTCTACACTG GAACGGGAAGAGAGAAGCCTGATTATCTAGCCACAGTGGATGTAGATCCAAACTCACCTACTTATTCTAAAGTTATCAGTAGGCTACCTGTGCCATATGTAGGAGATGAACTGCATCATTCAGGGTGGAATGCTTGCAGCTCTTGCCATGGAGAACCATCTGCAAACAGGCGTTTCCTAATCCTGCCTTCATTGAT ATCTGGTCGCATCTATGTTGTTGACACCCAAAAAGATCCAAAGGCTCCATCACTGCACAAAGTTGTTGAACCGGCAGATATTGTACAGAAGACGGGATTAGCCTATCCACACACTGCCCATTGCCTTGCTTCTGGAGATATAATGGTCTCCTGCCTAGGAGATAAAGATGGAAATGCAGAAGGAAGTGGATTTCTTCTTCTCGACTCAGAATTCAACGTGAAAGGAAG GTGGGAGAAACCAGGGCATAGTCCACCGTTTGGTTATGATTTCTGGTACCAACCCCGACACAACACAATGATCAGCTCATCATGGGGAGCTCCTGCAGCCTTCACTAAAGGGTTTAATCTGCAGCACGTTTCAGATGGTCTTTACGGGAGGCATTTGTATGTCTATAGCTGGCCAAATGGCGAACTGAAACAGACATTGGATCTTGGTAACACAGGGCTCATACCCTTGGAG ATAAGGTTCCTTCATGATCCTTCTAAAGATACAGGGTTTGTTGGGTGTGCTTTGACCGGTAACATGGTGCGATTTTTCAAGACCCCAGGTGGATCATGGAGCCATGAG CTGGCAATATCAGTGAAACCCTTGAAGGTGAAAAACTGGATTCTTCCGGAAATGCCAGGCCTCATAACTGACTTTCTGATCTCTCTTGATGATCGGTTTCTTTATTTTGTCAATTGGCTGCATGGAGATGTCAGACAATATAACATTGAGGACATCAAAAATCCAGTCTTGACAGGCCAAGTTTGGGTTGGCGGCGTGATTCAGAAAGGAAGCCCTATAGCGGTGGAGAAAGAAGATGGAGAAACTTGGCAGCCAGATGTTCCTGAGATCCAG GGCAATAGATTGAGAGGAGGACCTCAGATGATCCAACTAAGTTTAGATGGGAAGAGGCTTTATGTCACCAACTCACTCTTCAGCGCTTGGGATCGTCAGTTTTATCCTGAACTTGTAGAGAAAGGATCCCACATGTTACAGATTGATGTTGACACTGTGCGAGGTGGCCTCAAAGTAAACCCAAACTTTTTCGTGGACTTTGCAGGTGAACCTGATGGTCCTTCCCTTGCCCATGAGATGAGATATCCAGGCGGTGACTGCACTTCCGATATATGGATTTAG